The Pygocentrus nattereri isolate fPygNat1 chromosome 2, fPygNat1.pri, whole genome shotgun sequence genome has a window encoding:
- the parp2 gene encoding poly [ADP-ribose] polymerase 2 isoform X2, producing MTQTNSVTKYRRKIRSLTVKAEDVNGGDGSQLTSTASIKEEEEEEEEAPAAKKRRGRGKSQKENKAKPSEETDSKEVVKTVVMKGKAPVDSECKAKVGKAFVYSEGNDVYDVMLNQTNLQFNNNKYYLIQLLQDNNAKAYSVWMRWGRVGKVGQNSLVFCGGDLARAKDVFKKKFIDKTKNEWEDRANFEKVSGKYDLVFMDYSSNDKEEDTVDLSTPVQKKPSQLDIKVQSLLELICDIKAMEECVLEMKFDTRKAPLGKLTAEQIRAGYASLKRIEECVKRKGSNKELLEACNQFYTRIPHDFGLRTPPLIRTEEELKEKIALLEALSDIQIAVKMVQSSCHGDEHPLDRQYRSLGCELQPLASDSHEFQVIEKYLQSTHAPTHSDYTMTVLDVFSVDREGERDRFLSQLHNRTLLWHGSRLSNWVGILSQGLRVAPPEAPVTGYMFGKGIYFADMSSKSGNYCFTSQKNNTGLLLLSEVALGDCNELLDANYDADKLPSGKHSTKGIGQTAPDPKNFVTLDGATVPMGPGVKTGVGRGGGYSLLYNEFVVYNPAQTRMRYLLRVRFNYSSLW from the exons ATGACGCAGACTAACTCAGTGACCAAATACCGCAGGAAGATACGCTCACTGACCGTGAAGGCAG AGGATGTGAACGGAGGTGACGGGTCACAACTGACCAGCACTGCTTCCAttaaagaggaggaagaggaggaagaggaggctcCTGCTGCAAAGAAGAGACGTGGGCGAGGGAAAAGCCAGAAGGAGAACAAAGCCAAACCCAGTGAGGAAACGGACAGTAAAG AGGTGGTGAAGACGGTGGTGATGAAGGGGAAAGCCCCAGTGGATTCCGAGTGCAAGGCCAAAGTGGGAAAG GCGTTCGTCTACAGCGAGGGCAACGATGTCTATGACGTCATGCTGAACCAG ACGAACCTCCAGTTCAACAACAACAAGTACTACCTGATCCAGCTGCTCCAGGACAATAACGCTAAAGCCTACAGCGTGTGGATGCGGTGGGGGAGAG TGGGAAAAGTTGGACAGAACAGTTTGGTGTTTTGTGGAGGCGACCTCGCCCGCGCCAAGGACGTCTTCAAGAAAAA GTTCATCGATAAGACCAAGAACGAGTGGGAAGATCGCGCAAACTTTGAGAAAGTTTCCGGAAAATATGACCTGGTGTTCATGGACTACAGCAGCAATGACAAA GAGGAGGATACTGTCGACTTGTCCACTCCGGTCCAGAAGAAGCCGTCCCAGCTGGACATCAAAGTGCAGTCTCTCCTGGAGCTAATCTGTGACATCAAAGCCATGGAGGAGTGCGTGCTCGAGATGAAGTTCGACACCAGAAAGGCTCCTCTTG GGAAGCTGACGGCCGAGCAGATCCGAGCAGGTTACGCGTCTCTGAAGAGGATTGAGGAGTGTGTGAAGAGGAAAGGCAGCAATAAGGAGCTTCTCGAAGCCTGCAACCAGTTTTACACTCGAATCCCCCACGACTTCGG TCTGCGGACGCCCCCCCTCATCCGCACGGAGGAGGAGCTGAAGGAGAAAATTGCACTGCTGGAG GCTCTCAGTGATATCCAGATAGCAGTGAAGATGGTGCAGTcgagttgccatggtgatgagCATCCTCTGGACAGGCAGTATCGCTCTCTGGGGTGTGAGCTGCAGCCTCTGGCCTCCGACAGCCACGAGTTCCAG GTGATTGAGAAGTATCTTCAGTCCACTCACGCTCCCACCCACAGTGACTACACCATGACCGTCCTGGACGTTTTCTCAGtggacagagaaggagagagagatcgTTTTCTCTCTCAGCTGCACAACAG GACTTTGTTGTGGCACGGATCTCGTCTCTCTAACTGGGTGGGAATCCTGAGTCAGGGTCTTCGAGTGGCCCCCCCTGAGGCACCTGTCACCGGCTACATG TTCGGTAAGGGCATCTATTTTGCTGACATGTCGTCTAAAAGCGGCAATTACTGCTTCACCAGTCAGAAGAACAACACTGGGCTGCTCTTGCTGAGCGag GTCGCTCTTGGTGATTGTAATGAGTTATTGGACGCGAATTATGATGCTGACAAACTGCCTTCTGGGAAGCACAGCACCAAAGGCATCGGACAGACCGCTCCTGACCCCAAGAACTTCGTCACGTT GGATGGTGCCACCGTGCCCATGGGTCCTGGTGTGAAGACTGGCGTGGGTCGAGGTGGAGGTTACTCGCTCCTCTATAACGAGTTTGTGGTGTACAATCCAGCTCAAACCCGCATGAGATACCTGCTCAGAGTCCGCTTCAACTACTCCTCCCTGTGGTGA
- the parp2 gene encoding poly [ADP-ribose] polymerase 2 isoform X1, with protein MRRTRSSRAKPAPNSDSQAQTVWQWEGDDGQWEPYSSTACAQLDAAVRAGESSVTLLVGPGYEVDLVKMTQTNSVTKYRRKIRSLTVKAEDVNGGDGSQLTSTASIKEEEEEEEEAPAAKKRRGRGKSQKENKAKPSEETDSKEVVKTVVMKGKAPVDSECKAKVGKAFVYSEGNDVYDVMLNQTNLQFNNNKYYLIQLLQDNNAKAYSVWMRWGRVGKVGQNSLVFCGGDLARAKDVFKKKFIDKTKNEWEDRANFEKVSGKYDLVFMDYSSNDKEEDTVDLSTPVQKKPSQLDIKVQSLLELICDIKAMEECVLEMKFDTRKAPLGKLTAEQIRAGYASLKRIEECVKRKGSNKELLEACNQFYTRIPHDFGLRTPPLIRTEEELKEKIALLEALSDIQIAVKMVQSSCHGDEHPLDRQYRSLGCELQPLASDSHEFQVIEKYLQSTHAPTHSDYTMTVLDVFSVDREGERDRFLSQLHNRTLLWHGSRLSNWVGILSQGLRVAPPEAPVTGYMFGKGIYFADMSSKSGNYCFTSQKNNTGLLLLSEVALGDCNELLDANYDADKLPSGKHSTKGIGQTAPDPKNFVTLDGATVPMGPGVKTGVGRGGGYSLLYNEFVVYNPAQTRMRYLLRVRFNYSSLW; from the exons ATGCGTCGAACCAGGAGCTCCCGAGCGAAACCAGCACCAAACTCCGACAGCCAAGCGCAAACAG TCTGGCAGTGGGAGGGTGACGATGGCCAGTGGGAGCCGTACTCGTCCACAGCGTGCGCCCAGTTGGACGCGGCGGTCAGGGCCGGTGAGAGCTCAGTGACCCTGCTGGTCGGCCCGGGATACGAGGTGGACCTCGTGAAGATGACGCAGACTAACTCAGTGACCAAATACCGCAGGAAGATACGCTCACTGACCGTGAAGGCAG AGGATGTGAACGGAGGTGACGGGTCACAACTGACCAGCACTGCTTCCAttaaagaggaggaagaggaggaagaggaggctcCTGCTGCAAAGAAGAGACGTGGGCGAGGGAAAAGCCAGAAGGAGAACAAAGCCAAACCCAGTGAGGAAACGGACAGTAAAG AGGTGGTGAAGACGGTGGTGATGAAGGGGAAAGCCCCAGTGGATTCCGAGTGCAAGGCCAAAGTGGGAAAG GCGTTCGTCTACAGCGAGGGCAACGATGTCTATGACGTCATGCTGAACCAG ACGAACCTCCAGTTCAACAACAACAAGTACTACCTGATCCAGCTGCTCCAGGACAATAACGCTAAAGCCTACAGCGTGTGGATGCGGTGGGGGAGAG TGGGAAAAGTTGGACAGAACAGTTTGGTGTTTTGTGGAGGCGACCTCGCCCGCGCCAAGGACGTCTTCAAGAAAAA GTTCATCGATAAGACCAAGAACGAGTGGGAAGATCGCGCAAACTTTGAGAAAGTTTCCGGAAAATATGACCTGGTGTTCATGGACTACAGCAGCAATGACAAA GAGGAGGATACTGTCGACTTGTCCACTCCGGTCCAGAAGAAGCCGTCCCAGCTGGACATCAAAGTGCAGTCTCTCCTGGAGCTAATCTGTGACATCAAAGCCATGGAGGAGTGCGTGCTCGAGATGAAGTTCGACACCAGAAAGGCTCCTCTTG GGAAGCTGACGGCCGAGCAGATCCGAGCAGGTTACGCGTCTCTGAAGAGGATTGAGGAGTGTGTGAAGAGGAAAGGCAGCAATAAGGAGCTTCTCGAAGCCTGCAACCAGTTTTACACTCGAATCCCCCACGACTTCGG TCTGCGGACGCCCCCCCTCATCCGCACGGAGGAGGAGCTGAAGGAGAAAATTGCACTGCTGGAG GCTCTCAGTGATATCCAGATAGCAGTGAAGATGGTGCAGTcgagttgccatggtgatgagCATCCTCTGGACAGGCAGTATCGCTCTCTGGGGTGTGAGCTGCAGCCTCTGGCCTCCGACAGCCACGAGTTCCAG GTGATTGAGAAGTATCTTCAGTCCACTCACGCTCCCACCCACAGTGACTACACCATGACCGTCCTGGACGTTTTCTCAGtggacagagaaggagagagagatcgTTTTCTCTCTCAGCTGCACAACAG GACTTTGTTGTGGCACGGATCTCGTCTCTCTAACTGGGTGGGAATCCTGAGTCAGGGTCTTCGAGTGGCCCCCCCTGAGGCACCTGTCACCGGCTACATG TTCGGTAAGGGCATCTATTTTGCTGACATGTCGTCTAAAAGCGGCAATTACTGCTTCACCAGTCAGAAGAACAACACTGGGCTGCTCTTGCTGAGCGag GTCGCTCTTGGTGATTGTAATGAGTTATTGGACGCGAATTATGATGCTGACAAACTGCCTTCTGGGAAGCACAGCACCAAAGGCATCGGACAGACCGCTCCTGACCCCAAGAACTTCGTCACGTT GGATGGTGCCACCGTGCCCATGGGTCCTGGTGTGAAGACTGGCGTGGGTCGAGGTGGAGGTTACTCGCTCCTCTATAACGAGTTTGTGGTGTACAATCCAGCTCAAACCCGCATGAGATACCTGCTCAGAGTCCGCTTCAACTACTCCTCCCTGTGGTGA